The DNA window GACCTCGGTTCTTGATGTCATTGAAAACGGAGAGGGGACCGTGCCTGCAAACCTCCGCCTTATACCCGGAACAGCACGGGAGGAGGCCATAAAACTCTTCAGAAAACTTGAGGGAGCCGATATATCAGGGGTCCTCAAGATGGGCGAGCCAGGTGAGGATGTTCTGGGCGTCCCTGTGGCTGATGGAATGGTGGGGGTTGCCATCATAGGCGGAATAACTCCACTGTGTGCAATACAGGAGGCGGGTTACAGCGTCGAGATTAAGCTGGCAGAGAACCTCATTGACTTCAGAAACCTGGAACCACTCATAAAACCTGAGGTTAAGCTGATGGAATCTGCGCCTGAGAGGGGTGTCAAGGTCCGATTCCTGCTTTCAAAGGCCTGGAACCTCATAAACAGGGTTGATTTCAACTACAGGGATTTTTCTGGGAGGGTGATTGCAAATATATCCCTGATTAGAAGGGAAGATCTTGATGAAGCCCTGGAGATCATACGTGACGTCCTGGGAAAGCGACCTGAATTTTCAACCCTCCCCCTTATAGGAATCACAGATGAGGGTGGGATGGCTGGAATTGCAACTGTCTGCAGCCTCACCCTGGACGGCATACTCATAAAGAATGGTATCATGTCCACGCCAAAGTACGGGGGCCTCCTTGAGGTTGGAGTTAGGGATCCCCGTTTTGTTGAACTAACAGCCTACAGCGGCTCATCACTGGACCCCCATGAGATCTACGTTTCAAAGAATATGACCGCAGTCCTTGAAGCCCTTGATGGTCCTGGAAGGGTACTTGCAAGTCTCCGTGAGGTACCCTACCTTGCAAGGGATCACGCCACAGACCTCATTGAAGATCTATCAGAAGCAGGGTTCAGCATACTGAAAATCGGGAAACCCAGTGAGATAGTCTATAACGCCCGCGTGGAGAAGTATCATGCTGGAATAGTGACCCCTGGAGGCCTGAACCCCCTCGCAGCTGTCCGTGAGGCAGGTATCGATATAAGGATGAAGGCCGTTGAGGGACTCATGGAGCTTAAGGAATTCATGTATGTTGATGAGGTGTAAACCCTATTAAGGGCTATAACCCCAGATCCCAAGGAACCATATATGAGGGGTGTAAAACTTATTTTTATAACGACCATAAGATTATATAATCAGAGGCAAGGTGATTTATTTGAAAAAGGAAAATAGAATTGCAACCTGCGATGAACTCTGCAGGTACATAAGGGAAGAGGTTAAACCAGGTGACACCGTCAGGTTGTCGCTGGGACGGGTTTACATCCCTGGGAAGGTTGTCACCAACAACTCAGGTGTCATACAGATAAAAATAGACAGCGACCTCATAAAGGGTCTCACAACGATTGATGTTGAGAAGCTGAAGGAATACCTCATCGAACTGGAGCACGAATGTGAGGGTGGGGTATGCATAATTGAGGCTGTTGATGAATGAGGTGATTGGATGTACGCTGTGGTAGAGATAGTTTCACTCATAGTGGCCGGATTTATAATTGTGAGTCTGATGGCCCATCTCCTGAACAGGAACCCCACATGAGATCTTCTTTTTAATTTTTATCATGTTGAACTGTATTGATCCATGAATTCATTCTCAATGACGCTTTTTAATTTTTATTCTGGTCTCATGGTAGGGTGTTCCATGACCCATCACTGTTTTTC is part of the Methanothermobacter sp. K4 genome and encodes:
- a CDS encoding DUF128 domain-containing protein; amino-acid sequence: MAEETNQKMMEILRILAEHDDVLGAKIIASELKKKGYDLGERAVRYHMRILDEKGLTERVGYAGRRITEKGLQEINRGLVYDQVDFIFSKFESMIYRTSFNPDTLEGKVVVNTSRISPESIETLKYVMKNGFCLSPRVRIEENDGEFVISTICGTTVDGLLLMNGIPVIPQFGGLVRFEESRPVNFRELIAYKKTSMTPLEAFTSENMTSVLDVIENGEGTVPANLRLIPGTAREEAIKLFRKLEGADISGVLKMGEPGEDVLGVPVADGMVGVAIIGGITPLCAIQEAGYSVEIKLAENLIDFRNLEPLIKPEVKLMESAPERGVKVRFLLSKAWNLINRVDFNYRDFSGRVIANISLIRREDLDEALEIIRDVLGKRPEFSTLPLIGITDEGGMAGIATVCSLTLDGILIKNGIMSTPKYGGLLEVGVRDPRFVELTAYSGSSLDPHEIYVSKNMTAVLEALDGPGRVLASLREVPYLARDHATDLIEDLSEAGFSILKIGKPSEIVYNARVEKYHAGIVTPGGLNPLAAVREAGIDIRMKAVEGLMELKEFMYVDEV
- a CDS encoding DUF2097 domain-containing protein, translated to MIYLKKENRIATCDELCRYIREEVKPGDTVRLSLGRVYIPGKVVTNNSGVIQIKIDSDLIKGLTTIDVEKLKEYLIELEHECEGGVCIIEAVDE